One region of Triticum aestivum cultivar Chinese Spring chromosome 6B, IWGSC CS RefSeq v2.1, whole genome shotgun sequence genomic DNA includes:
- the LOC123133387 gene encoding MEIOTIC F-BOX protein MOF-like encodes MLHTSTAGKSSNSKSSREDRISDLPDDVLHHVLGFLRADQAVRTCLLARRWRHLWKSMRCLRINDMGSWRKSTDVFRNKFISCLLLLRDPGSTLDEVEIEYNYSEEYHHSNNGGPPWVGIWIQHALSSRAQVLTVKLTERAYFYLCLYGPLISQYLRRLEISDVRLKSSFLDFSSCSELVDLNIKDCTLDARRILSQSLKHLSISGCAFPPNGSRIRISVPNLVSLQLIKIAGRTPLLESMPSLETAVVRPCNISGDNCHNGVLGEFCGICQGCCGNDGHNDGCILFEGLSHAKNLELIQTYPQMFIFRRDLTWCPIFSNLKTLLMNQWCVQPDFSGLVCMLEHSPVLENLTLQLCKQGIRKCASEVEENPGLLEKPPTISGYLKIIKVKCEGIDDRVCKVLKFLSTFGIEIAIQRTNG; translated from the exons ATGCTTCACACCAGCACGGCCGGGAAATCGTCGAATTCGAAGTCCAGCCGGGAGGACCGGATCAGCGACCTGCCGGACGACGTCCTGCACCATGTCCTTGGCTTCCTGCGGGCCGATCAGGCGGTGCGCACCTGCCTGCTCGCTCGCCGCTGGCGCCACCTTTGGAAATCGATGCGTTGTCTCCGCATCAACGACATGGGGAGCTGGAGGAAGAGCACCGACGTCTTTCGTAACAAGTTCATCAGCTGCCTGCTGCTCCTCCGAGACCCTGGCTCGACACTAGACGAGGTCGAAATCGAGTACAATTATTCGGAAGAATATCACCATTCTAACAACGGTGGTCCTCCTTGGGTCGGCATTTGGATCCAACATGCTTTGTCAAGCCGAGCTCAGGTGCTCACTGTCAAGCTCACTGAGAGGGCGTATTTCTATTTGTGTTTGTATGGCCCTCTCATATCCCAGTATTTGAGAAGATTAGAGATTTCTGATGTGAGGTTGAAAAGCAGCTTCCTAGATTTTTCAAGCTGTTCGGAATTGGTGGATCTAAACATAAAAGACTGCACCTTAGATGCTCGTAGGATCTTGTCCCAGTCTTTAAAGCATTTGAGCATCAGTGGATGTGCTTTCCCACCTAATGGTAGCCGGATTCGTATTTCTGTACCAAATCTCGTTTCGCTGCAACTCATAAAAATTGCAGGTAGAACGCCATTGCTCGAAAGCATGCCATCACTAGAAACTGCAGTTGTCAGGCCTTGCAACATATCTGGGGATAACTGTCATAATGGTGTTCTTGGGGAGTTTTGTGGTATTTGTCAAGGTTGCTGTGGTAATGATGGCCACAATGATGGTTGCATACTTTTTGAAGGTCTTTCTCATGCTAAAAACTTGGAGTTGATACAAACTTATCCACAAATG TTTATTTTCAGAAGGGATTTGACATGGTGCCCTATATTTAGTAATCTAAAGACATTGTTGATGAACCAGTGGTGTGTGCAACCTGACTTCAGTGGACTAGTTTGTATGCTTGAGCATTCACCGGTTCTTGAGAATCTGACACTTCAATTGTGTAAG CAAGGAATACGTAAATGTGCATCGGAAGTGGAAGAAAATCCTGGTTTATTGGAGAAACCACCTACTATTTCAGGATACCTGAAGATTATCAAAGTCAAATGTGAAGGGATTGATGACAGGGTTTGCAAAGTTTTGAAGTTCTTGAGTACATTTGGCATAGAAATTGCTATTCAAAGGACTAATGGATAG